The Thioalkalivibrio sulfidiphilus HL-EbGr7 genome includes a window with the following:
- the fabD gene encoding ACP S-malonyltransferase — MTFACVFPGQGSQSLGMLSALSDAHPQVRETFQEASDVLGFDLWSLVQNGPEEDLNRTENTQPAMLAAGVAVWRVWQAAGGPAPAVMAGHSLGEYTALVCAGAMGFSDAAGLVAERGRLMQGAVAPGQGAMAAILGLDDAQVIEVCARAAEGGVVEAVNFNSPGQVVIAGETAAVDRAVALAAEAGAKRSVKLPVSVPSHCRLMAGAAERLAERLASVAIVSPSIPVIHNVDVSSHSDPAQIRAVLAAQLHRPVRWVESVQKMAADGVTTVLELGPGKVLTGLNKRIDKTLALACVQDPESLAQALGACRT; from the coding sequence ATGACCTTCGCCTGCGTGTTCCCCGGCCAGGGCTCCCAGTCCCTTGGCATGCTGAGCGCCCTGTCCGATGCCCATCCCCAGGTTCGCGAGACCTTCCAGGAGGCCTCCGACGTGCTGGGCTTCGATCTGTGGAGCCTGGTGCAGAACGGACCCGAGGAAGACCTGAACCGCACCGAGAACACCCAGCCGGCCATGCTGGCGGCCGGCGTGGCCGTGTGGCGGGTCTGGCAGGCGGCGGGCGGACCGGCGCCTGCGGTGATGGCGGGCCACAGCCTGGGCGAGTACACCGCGCTGGTGTGTGCAGGCGCCATGGGCTTCAGCGATGCCGCGGGCCTGGTGGCCGAACGCGGCCGGCTCATGCAGGGCGCCGTGGCGCCGGGGCAGGGGGCCATGGCCGCGATCCTGGGCCTGGATGACGCCCAGGTGATCGAGGTCTGCGCCCGCGCCGCCGAGGGCGGCGTGGTGGAGGCGGTGAACTTCAATTCCCCGGGGCAGGTGGTGATCGCCGGCGAGACCGCCGCGGTGGACCGGGCCGTGGCCCTGGCTGCCGAGGCCGGCGCCAAGCGCAGCGTGAAACTGCCGGTGAGCGTGCCTTCCCACTGCCGGCTCATGGCGGGCGCGGCCGAACGCCTCGCCGAGCGCCTGGCCTCGGTGGCGATCGTCTCCCCGTCCATTCCCGTGATCCACAATGTGGATGTGTCCAGTCATTCGGATCCGGCCCAGATCCGCGCCGTGCTCGCCGCGCAGCTGCACCGTCCGGTGCGCTGGGTGGAGTCGGTGCAGAAGATGGCCGCCGATGGCGTGACCACCGTGCTGGAGCTGGGCCCGGGCAAGGTGCTCACGGGCCTCAACAAGCGCATCGACAAGACCCTCGCGCTCGCCTGCGTGCAGGATCCCGAGAGCCTCGCCCAGGCCCTAGGAGCCTGTCGGACTTAG
- a CDS encoding DNA polymerase III subunit delta', whose amino-acid sequence MSAPYPWLEDAYRQLLGRLAGGRLPHALLLTGPVGIGKRALAESLALAALCTAPGVEGAPCGHCDSCRLYRADTHPDLTRVTIPEDKTQIVVDQIRELSETMGLSRSMGAHRVALLWPAEAMNPNAANSLLKTLEEPPERTLMILVSAEPSRLPATIRSRCQTLAVPLPPDEITRAWLAGQGVQAGQVDALLCLARGAPLVARDLAEEGALEQWHALLGDLSQLTRGKTGTVALAERWKAQDTERLIRWVQIALWESARIAFTGRAAAGREDLQPLAKTLDLGRIFQLQDRLTEWRRLARTTVNPQMLLEEVFAGLAPGRA is encoded by the coding sequence GTGAGCGCCCCCTATCCCTGGCTGGAGGATGCCTACCGGCAGCTGCTCGGCCGCCTGGCGGGCGGGCGTCTGCCCCATGCGCTGCTGCTCACCGGCCCCGTGGGGATCGGCAAGCGGGCGCTGGCGGAATCCCTGGCCCTGGCCGCCCTGTGCACTGCGCCCGGTGTCGAGGGCGCGCCCTGCGGGCACTGTGACAGCTGCCGTCTCTACCGTGCCGACACCCACCCGGACCTGACCCGGGTCACCATCCCCGAGGACAAGACCCAGATCGTCGTTGACCAGATCCGGGAGTTGTCCGAGACCATGGGTTTGAGTCGCTCCATGGGTGCCCACCGTGTGGCGCTGCTCTGGCCGGCGGAGGCCATGAATCCCAATGCCGCCAACAGCCTGCTCAAGACCCTGGAGGAGCCGCCGGAGCGCACGCTGATGATCCTGGTGAGCGCCGAGCCCTCGCGCCTGCCGGCCACCATCCGCAGCCGTTGCCAGACCCTGGCCGTGCCCCTGCCGCCGGACGAGATCACCCGCGCCTGGCTGGCGGGGCAGGGGGTGCAGGCCGGACAGGTGGACGCGCTGCTGTGTCTCGCCCGGGGGGCGCCCCTGGTGGCGCGGGATCTGGCCGAGGAGGGCGCGCTGGAGCAGTGGCACGCCCTGCTGGGTGATCTGTCGCAACTGACCCGGGGCAAGACGGGCACGGTCGCCCTGGCGGAGCGCTGGAAGGCCCAGGACACCGAGCGCCTGATCCGCTGGGTCCAGATCGCCCTGTGGGAGTCCGCGCGGATCGCCTTCACCGGACGGGCCGCTGCGGGACGGGAGGATTTGCAGCCCCTGGCAAAGACGTTAGACTTGGGTCGCATCTTTCAATTACAGGACCGCCTGACCGAATGGCGTCGCCTGGCCCGCACCACCGTCAACCCGCAGATGCTGCTGGAAGAGGTGTTCGCCGGCCTCGCGCCCGGCAGGGCATAG
- a CDS encoding PilZ domain-containing protein: MSAGQGILSLAIKDKNSLYAAYMPFVKNGGLFIPTQKPYKLGDEVFMLLTLMEERERMPVAGKIIWVTPPRAQGNRTPGIGVQFNPQDNGATRNKIEGLLAGALQADRPTHTM; this comes from the coding sequence ATGTCGGCAGGACAGGGCATTCTCTCGCTGGCCATCAAGGACAAGAACTCCTTGTACGCTGCCTACATGCCGTTCGTGAAGAACGGCGGTCTGTTCATCCCCACCCAGAAGCCCTACAAGCTGGGCGACGAGGTGTTCATGCTGCTGACCCTCATGGAGGAGCGCGAGCGCATGCCGGTGGCGGGCAAGATCATCTGGGTCACCCCGCCCCGCGCCCAGGGCAACCGCACCCCGGGCATCGGCGTGCAGTTCAATCCCCAGGACAACGGCGCCACCCGCAACAAGATCGAAGGCCTGCTGGCCGGCGCCCTGCAGGCGGATCGCCCGACCCATACCATGTAA
- a CDS encoding TatD family hydrolase: MLIDSHCHLDRIDLEPFDGSLDKVMDSARAAGVGHMLCVSISLEEYPTVRGIAERYADVSCSVGVHPGETEGADPTVEDLVSRGRDPRVVAIGETGLDYHYHPEDNEWQRERFRTHIRAAREVGKPLIIHTRDAREDTIRILKEEGADQVRGVMHCFTETWEMAQAALDLGFYISFSGIVTFRNADELREVARQVPDDRLLVETDSPYLAPVPHRGKGNHPAWVRDVAAKVAEVRGSDLESIAALTTRNYQQLFGALKD; this comes from the coding sequence ATGCTCATCGACTCCCACTGCCATCTGGATCGCATCGATCTGGAGCCCTTCGACGGTTCCCTGGACAAGGTCATGGACAGCGCCCGCGCTGCCGGCGTGGGGCACATGCTGTGCGTGAGCATCTCCCTGGAGGAATACCCCACGGTGCGGGGCATCGCCGAGCGCTATGCGGATGTGTCCTGCTCCGTGGGCGTGCACCCCGGCGAGACCGAGGGGGCCGATCCCACGGTGGAGGACCTGGTGAGCCGGGGTCGCGATCCCCGGGTGGTGGCCATCGGCGAGACGGGGCTCGACTATCACTACCACCCCGAGGACAACGAGTGGCAGCGGGAGCGCTTTCGCACTCACATCCGCGCCGCGCGGGAGGTGGGCAAGCCGCTCATCATCCACACCCGTGACGCCCGGGAGGACACCATCAGGATCCTCAAGGAGGAGGGCGCCGATCAGGTGCGCGGTGTGATGCATTGCTTCACCGAGACCTGGGAGATGGCGCAAGCCGCCCTGGATCTGGGCTTCTACATCTCGTTTTCCGGCATCGTCACCTTCCGCAACGCCGATGAACTGCGCGAGGTGGCCCGCCAGGTCCCCGACGACCGCCTGCTGGTGGAGACCGATTCCCCCTACCTCGCCCCGGTGCCCCATCGCGGCAAGGGCAACCACCCCGCCTGGGTGCGTGACGTGGCCGCGAAGGTGGCCGAGGTGCGCGGCAGCGACCTTGAAAGCATCGCGGCGCTCACGACGCGCAACTATCAGCAGCTGTTTGGTGCTTTGAAGGATTAA
- the fabG gene encoding 3-oxoacyl-ACP reductase FabG has product MSLENEIALVTGSSRGIGKAIAMALAEQGATVVGTATSESGAEAITAYLREAGLKGRGMALNVTDAEAVEAAIKQISDDLGGISILVNNAGITRDNLMMRMKDEEWDDIIQTNLTAVWRVTRGVLRGMMKARKGRIINVGSVVGSSGNAGQTNYAAAKAGLLGLGKSLAREVGSRGITVNTVAPGFIDTDMTRGLPEAQRDALLGQIPLGRLGRPEEIASVVAFLASPAAAYITGETLHVNGGMYMA; this is encoded by the coding sequence ATGAGTCTGGAAAACGAGATCGCACTGGTCACCGGCTCGAGCCGCGGCATCGGCAAGGCCATCGCCATGGCCCTGGCGGAGCAGGGCGCCACCGTGGTGGGTACCGCCACCAGCGAATCCGGCGCCGAGGCCATCACCGCCTATCTGCGCGAGGCGGGCCTGAAGGGTCGGGGCATGGCCCTGAACGTGACCGATGCCGAGGCGGTCGAGGCGGCCATCAAGCAGATCAGCGACGATCTCGGTGGCATCTCCATCCTGGTCAACAATGCGGGCATCACCCGGGACAACCTGATGATGCGCATGAAGGACGAGGAGTGGGATGACATCATCCAGACCAACCTGACCGCCGTGTGGCGCGTCACCCGGGGCGTGCTGCGGGGCATGATGAAGGCCCGCAAGGGCCGCATCATCAACGTGGGCTCCGTGGTGGGTTCCAGCGGCAATGCCGGGCAGACCAACTACGCCGCCGCCAAGGCGGGTCTGCTGGGCCTGGGCAAGTCGCTCGCCCGGGAAGTGGGCTCACGGGGCATCACCGTGAACACCGTGGCCCCCGGCTTCATCGACACCGACATGACCCGTGGCCTGCCCGAGGCCCAGCGTGATGCCCTGCTGGGTCAGATCCCCTTGGGTCGCCTGGGTCGCCCGGAGGAGATCGCCTCCGTGGTGGCCTTCCTGGCCTCGCCGGCGGCCGCCTACATCACCGGAGAGACCCTGCACGTCAATGGCGGTATGTACATGGCCTGA
- the fabF gene encoding beta-ketoacyl-ACP synthase II, with amino-acid sequence MSKRRVVITGLGIVSPVGSTIQSAWDNITAGRSGITPIDVFDASEMPVRISGAVRDFNADDYITPKDQRKMDTFVHYGIAAGLQAIKDSGLEVTEQNAERIGVAIGSGIGGLPYIEKSHTAYLNGGARKISPFFVPSAIINMVAGNLSIMCGLKGPNISIVSACATGTHNIGDAARMIMYGDVDVMVAGGAEMATTPLGIGGFAAARALSTRNDDPARASRPWDKDRDGFVLGDGAGALVLEEYEHAKARGAQIYCELAGFGWNSDAYHMTQPSAGGEGAANCMLMALRDAGLNPTDVDYINAHGTSTPAGDVAETMAAKRALGDHAYKVAISSTKSMTGHLLGAAGGVEAVFLALAMKHGVIPPTINLDNPDPECDLDYVPNTAREMKINVGLSNSFGFGGTNGTLVFRML; translated from the coding sequence TTGTCTAAACGGCGCGTCGTCATCACTGGACTGGGGATCGTCTCCCCGGTCGGATCCACCATCCAGTCCGCCTGGGACAACATCACCGCAGGCCGCAGCGGGATTACACCCATTGACGTCTTTGACGCCTCCGAGATGCCGGTGCGCATCTCCGGCGCGGTGCGGGACTTCAATGCCGACGATTACATCACCCCCAAGGACCAGCGCAAGATGGACACCTTCGTCCATTACGGCATCGCCGCTGGCCTGCAGGCCATCAAGGATTCCGGCCTCGAGGTGACCGAGCAGAACGCAGAGCGCATCGGCGTGGCCATCGGCTCCGGCATCGGCGGTCTGCCCTACATCGAGAAGAGCCACACGGCCTATCTCAACGGTGGTGCCCGCAAGATCTCGCCCTTCTTCGTGCCCAGCGCGATCATCAACATGGTGGCCGGCAACCTGTCCATCATGTGTGGCCTGAAGGGTCCGAACATCTCCATCGTCTCCGCCTGCGCCACCGGTACCCACAACATCGGTGATGCCGCGCGCATGATCATGTACGGCGACGTGGACGTGATGGTCGCCGGTGGTGCCGAGATGGCCACCACGCCGCTGGGCATCGGCGGCTTCGCTGCCGCCCGCGCCCTGTCCACGCGCAACGACGATCCCGCCCGCGCCAGCCGTCCCTGGGACAAGGACCGGGACGGCTTCGTGCTGGGCGATGGCGCCGGCGCGCTGGTGCTGGAGGAGTACGAGCACGCCAAGGCCCGTGGTGCGCAGATCTACTGCGAGCTGGCCGGTTTCGGCTGGAACAGCGACGCCTACCACATGACCCAGCCGTCCGCGGGCGGCGAGGGTGCGGCCAACTGCATGCTCATGGCCCTCAGGGACGCAGGTCTCAATCCCACGGACGTGGACTACATCAACGCCCACGGCACCTCCACCCCGGCCGGCGACGTGGCCGAGACCATGGCCGCCAAGCGCGCCCTGGGCGATCACGCCTACAAGGTGGCCATCAGCTCCACCAAGTCCATGACCGGCCACCTGCTGGGTGCCGCCGGCGGCGTGGAGGCGGTGTTCCTGGCCCTGGCCATGAAGCACGGCGTGATCCCCCCCACCATCAACCTGGACAACCCGGACCCCGAGTGCGATCTGGACTACGTGCCCAATACCGCCCGTGAGATGAAGATCAACGTGGGCCTGTCCAATTCCTTCGGATTTGGTGGCACCAACGGCACCCTCGTCTTCCGGATGCTCTGA
- the mltG gene encoding endolytic transglycosylase MltG yields the protein MRRVLLGVLFLLVLALVAAAGLGYDYLRFMDEPLALDETQVYEVPPGSSVRRVARDLHEAGWLERPAYWEFHARVEAESATIRAGEYRLEPGLTPRSLLALFTAGRTVQYSLTIPEGWTFAQMMAAVRAHPQIRQTLDPAGDMEIMARLGRSGEHPEGWFFPDTYLFPRDTTDIAFLERAHRRMVEFLDAAWAERQEGLPVESPYQALILASIVEKETGHPDERGLVAAVFNTRLKRGMRLQTDPAVMYGAGITSGRLRSRDLRTDTPYNTYTRAGLPPTPIALPGGASIRATLNPADTDVLFFVSRGDGSHHFSTTYREHREAVIRYQLGGDASRYPGSRR from the coding sequence GTGAGGCGTGTGCTGCTGGGTGTCCTGTTCCTGCTGGTGCTGGCCCTGGTGGCCGCCGCCGGGCTCGGCTACGACTACCTGCGTTTCATGGATGAACCCCTGGCGCTCGATGAGACCCAGGTCTACGAGGTCCCCCCCGGGTCCTCGGTGCGCCGGGTCGCCCGCGATCTGCACGAAGCGGGCTGGCTGGAACGACCGGCCTACTGGGAATTCCATGCCCGGGTGGAGGCGGAGTCCGCCACCATCCGCGCCGGCGAGTACCGCCTGGAGCCGGGGCTTACGCCGCGCAGCCTGCTGGCCCTGTTCACCGCCGGACGCACGGTGCAGTACAGCCTCACCATCCCCGAGGGCTGGACCTTCGCCCAGATGATGGCGGCGGTGCGCGCCCACCCGCAGATCCGCCAGACCCTGGACCCGGCCGGGGACATGGAGATCATGGCCCGGCTGGGCCGCAGCGGAGAGCATCCCGAGGGCTGGTTCTTCCCGGACACCTACCTGTTTCCCCGGGACACCACCGACATCGCCTTCCTGGAGCGCGCCCACCGGCGCATGGTGGAGTTCCTGGATGCCGCCTGGGCGGAGCGCCAGGAGGGGTTGCCCGTCGAGAGTCCCTACCAGGCCCTGATCCTGGCCTCCATCGTGGAGAAGGAGACCGGCCATCCCGACGAACGGGGCCTGGTGGCAGCGGTGTTCAACACGCGTCTCAAGCGTGGCATGCGCCTGCAGACCGACCCCGCGGTCATGTACGGCGCCGGCATCACCAGCGGGCGCCTGCGCAGCCGCGACCTGCGCACCGACACCCCCTACAACACCTACACCCGCGCCGGACTGCCGCCCACGCCCATCGCACTGCCCGGCGGCGCCTCCATTCGCGCGACCCTGAACCCGGCGGACACCGACGTGCTGTTCTTCGTCTCCCGGGGTGACGGCAGCCACCACTTCTCCACCACCTACCGGGAGCACCGGGAGGCGGTGATCCGCTACCAGCTGGGCGGCGATGCCAGTCGTTACCCGGGGAGTCGACGATGA
- the infA gene encoding translation initiation factor IF-1, which translates to MAKEDHIEMEGTVLDTLPNTMFRVQLDNGHIVTAHISGRMRKNYIRILTGDRVTVQMTPYDLTKGRITYRNK; encoded by the coding sequence ATGGCCAAAGAAGACCACATTGAAATGGAAGGCACGGTGCTGGACACCCTGCCCAACACCATGTTTCGTGTACAGCTGGACAACGGCCACATCGTCACGGCCCACATCTCCGGACGCATGCGCAAGAACTACATCCGCATCCTCACCGGCGACCGTGTCACGGTGCAGATGACCCCCTACGACCTCACCAAGGGCCGCATCACCTACCGCAACAAGTAA
- the acpP gene encoding acyl carrier protein, giving the protein MSNIEERVKKIVVEQLGVKEEEVTNSASFVEDLGADSLDTVELVMALEEEFETEIPDEEAEKITTVQQAIDYINAHAQG; this is encoded by the coding sequence ATGAGCAACATTGAAGAACGCGTCAAGAAAATCGTTGTGGAACAGCTGGGCGTGAAGGAAGAAGAAGTCACCAACAGCGCTTCCTTCGTCGAAGATCTGGGCGCGGATTCTCTGGACACCGTGGAACTCGTCATGGCCCTCGAAGAAGAATTCGAGACCGAAATTCCTGACGAGGAAGCGGAAAAGATCACCACCGTGCAGCAGGCGATTGATTACATCAACGCCCACGCTCAGGGTTGA
- a CDS encoding aminodeoxychorismate synthase component I, translating to MTDLLALHRRWPGRYPHLLESALKGTPQARYSILFAFPGETLSLDADGGSGDFLRALDAWWQRERIAPLNDAADPLPFRGGWFLFLAYELAAQVEPVLDLPLDPCALPVAFAQRFPCALVVDHEQGLTHLVAEPGHESALEQMRADLAALDGSDAAATPLVLESLEEDAPRRYLRGVERIIDYIREGDVFQVNLSRAWQARLREPVAAAELYDRLRTRNPAPFAALASLPGGHIVSSSPERLVRVRGERVDTRPIAGTRPRGEALESDRALATQLLAHPKERAEHIMLLDLERNDLGRLCVPGSIQVDELMTLETYPHVHHIVSNVTGRLRPGISPGEVIRAVFPGGTITGCPKVRCMEIIAELEQEGRGAYTGSLGYLNRDGDMDLNILIRTLVQRGNQVHFRTGAGIVADSDPQRELEETRHKAEGLLRALRP from the coding sequence GTGACGGACCTGCTGGCGCTGCACCGGCGCTGGCCCGGCAGATATCCCCATCTCCTGGAAAGCGCGCTCAAGGGCACGCCCCAGGCCCGTTACAGCATCCTGTTCGCCTTCCCCGGCGAAACCCTGAGCCTGGACGCCGACGGCGGATCCGGGGATTTCCTGCGCGCCCTGGATGCCTGGTGGCAGCGCGAGCGGATCGCGCCCCTGAACGATGCCGCCGACCCCCTGCCGTTTCGCGGCGGCTGGTTCCTGTTCCTGGCTTACGAGCTGGCCGCGCAGGTGGAGCCGGTGCTGGATCTGCCCCTGGATCCCTGCGCGCTGCCCGTGGCCTTCGCTCAGCGCTTCCCCTGTGCCCTGGTGGTGGACCACGAACAGGGCCTGACCCACCTGGTGGCCGAACCGGGTCATGAGTCGGCACTGGAACAGATGCGCGCCGATCTGGCCGCGCTGGATGGAAGCGATGCCGCGGCCACGCCCCTGGTGCTCGAATCCCTGGAGGAGGACGCGCCCCGACGCTACCTGCGTGGTGTGGAGCGCATCATCGACTACATCCGCGAGGGTGACGTGTTCCAGGTGAACCTGTCCCGTGCCTGGCAGGCGCGCTTGCGCGAGCCGGTGGCGGCGGCAGAGCTCTATGACCGCCTGCGCACTCGCAACCCGGCCCCTTTCGCGGCGCTGGCCAGCCTGCCCGGCGGGCACATCGTCAGTTCCTCGCCGGAACGCCTGGTGCGTGTGCGCGGCGAACGGGTGGACACCCGGCCCATCGCAGGCACCCGTCCCCGGGGCGAGGCCCTGGAGTCGGACCGGGCCCTGGCCACCCAGCTGCTGGCCCATCCCAAGGAGCGCGCCGAGCACATCATGCTGCTGGACCTGGAGCGCAACGACCTGGGCCGTCTGTGCGTGCCGGGCAGCATCCAGGTGGACGAACTCATGACGCTCGAGACCTATCCCCACGTGCACCACATCGTCTCCAACGTCACCGGCCGGCTGCGCCCCGGCATCAGCCCCGGCGAGGTGATCCGGGCGGTGTTTCCCGGCGGCACCATCACCGGCTGCCCCAAGGTGCGCTGCATGGAGATCATCGCCGAGCTGGAGCAGGAAGGGCGGGGTGCCTACACCGGCTCCCTGGGCTACCTCAACCGCGACGGGGACATGGACCTCAACATCCTCATCCGCACCCTGGTGCAGCGGGGCAACCAGGTGCACTTTCGCACCGGCGCCGGCATCGTCGCCGACTCCGATCCCCAGCGGGAGCTGGAGGAGACCCGCCACAAGGCGGAGGGCCTGCTGCGGGCCCTGCGTCCATGA
- the pabC gene encoding aminodeoxychorismate lyase — translation MILVNGQAGDTLPVQDRGLAYGDGLFETLAVRDGKPLHWDRHMARMAGGCARLGLPAPDAGLWLAEAHRVLAGGGFGALKLILTRGVGLRGYRPPLKPEPTRIVMGFETSDPPAAWSEEGVEVCVCQTRLGRNPALAGIKHLNRLEQVLGRSEWQDEFQEGIMLDTDDHVVEGTMSNLFLIRDDQTLITPLLDQCGVAGITRARVLDAARALGVSCQEARLSVADLFKARGLFLTNTLIGLWPVRRLDGRELPRHELVARLRRALSEGVA, via the coding sequence ATGATTCTGGTCAACGGACAAGCGGGAGACACCCTGCCGGTCCAGGACCGGGGGCTGGCCTACGGCGACGGCCTGTTCGAGACCCTGGCGGTGCGCGACGGCAAGCCCCTGCACTGGGATCGGCACATGGCGCGCATGGCCGGGGGCTGCGCGCGCCTGGGCCTGCCCGCGCCGGATGCCGGTCTGTGGCTGGCCGAGGCGCACCGGGTGCTGGCCGGCGGCGGATTCGGGGCGCTGAAGCTGATCCTGACCCGGGGCGTCGGCCTCCGGGGCTATCGCCCGCCTTTGAAGCCCGAGCCAACTCGCATCGTGATGGGCTTCGAGACCTCCGATCCGCCCGCGGCCTGGTCAGAAGAGGGCGTGGAGGTCTGCGTGTGCCAAACTCGGCTCGGCCGCAACCCGGCCCTGGCGGGCATCAAGCATCTCAACCGCCTGGAGCAGGTGTTGGGACGCAGTGAATGGCAGGATGAATTCCAGGAAGGCATCATGCTGGATACCGACGACCATGTGGTGGAAGGCACCATGAGCAACCTGTTCCTGATCCGGGACGACCAGACCCTGATCACGCCGCTGCTGGATCAGTGCGGCGTGGCGGGGATCACCCGTGCCCGGGTGCTGGATGCGGCCCGGGCGCTGGGCGTCTCCTGCCAGGAGGCGCGGCTCTCGGTCGCGGACCTGTTCAAGGCCCGCGGCCTGTTCCTCACCAACACCCTGATCGGCCTCTGGCCCGTGCGCCGGCTCGACGGTCGCGAGCTCCCGCGCCATGAGCTGGTGGCGCGCCTGCGCCGGGCGCTTTCGGAGGGCGTGGCGTGA
- the tmk gene encoding dTMP kinase, whose translation MNQPTTARGRFITLEGAEGVGKSTQIQALQAFLESRGVPLLVTREPGGTPLAERIRELLLSRDHPPMHPDTELLLMFAARAEHLRTRILPALEAGTWVLCDRFTDATYAYQGGGRGLDPARIAVLEDWVQGPVRPDLTLLLDVDVRTGLARARGRGEADRFEQEAMDFFERVREAYLARARAEPSRYRIIDAGQSLEAVTRDLQAALVSLLQANGVTP comes from the coding sequence ATGAACCAGCCAACCACGGCACGGGGCCGTTTCATCACCCTGGAGGGTGCCGAGGGGGTGGGCAAGTCCACCCAGATCCAGGCGCTGCAGGCGTTCCTGGAAAGCCGGGGCGTGCCCTTGCTGGTGACCCGGGAGCCCGGCGGCACGCCGTTGGCGGAACGGATCCGGGAACTGCTGCTGTCCCGGGACCATCCGCCCATGCACCCGGACACCGAGCTGCTGCTCATGTTCGCCGCCCGGGCCGAGCACCTGCGCACCCGCATCCTCCCGGCGCTGGAGGCCGGCACCTGGGTGCTCTGCGACCGTTTCACCGACGCCACCTATGCCTACCAGGGCGGCGGCCGGGGACTGGACCCGGCGCGCATCGCCGTACTGGAGGACTGGGTGCAGGGACCGGTGCGCCCGGACCTGACCCTGCTGCTGGACGTGGACGTGCGCACGGGTCTCGCCCGGGCCCGGGGGCGGGGGGAAGCGGACCGCTTCGAACAGGAGGCGATGGACTTCTTTGAGCGGGTGCGCGAGGCCTACCTGGCGCGGGCCCGGGCCGAGCCGAGCCGCTACCGGATCATCGATGCCGGCCAGTCCCTGGAGGCCGTGACCCGGGATCTGCAGGCGGCCCTGGTGTCCCTGCTGCAGGCGAACGGGGTAACGCCGTGA
- a CDS encoding AAC(3)-I family aminoglycoside N-acetyltransferase, with the protein MIDIRHLTPNDVPLMKALLTTFGEAFNEQETYTSNPPSDDYLERLLGGDSFIALAALKNRVVIGGIAAYELKKFEQERSEVYIYDLAVAIGHRREGIATMLIEKLKEIAAMRGAYVIFVQADTGIEDVPAVALYTKLGRREDVLHFDIAVEGEGGAA; encoded by the coding sequence TTGATAGACATTCGCCATCTCACCCCGAATGATGTGCCGCTGATGAAAGCGTTGTTGACAACGTTTGGCGAGGCATTCAATGAACAGGAAACCTACACTTCGAACCCCCCGAGTGACGATTATCTGGAACGACTGCTCGGCGGTGATTCCTTCATTGCGCTGGCAGCCTTGAAGAATCGAGTTGTCATCGGCGGCATCGCCGCGTATGAACTGAAGAAGTTCGAGCAGGAGCGCAGCGAGGTCTACATTTACGATCTTGCGGTGGCCATCGGGCATCGGCGAGAAGGGATTGCGACAATGTTGATTGAGAAGCTAAAGGAAATAGCTGCTATGCGAGGCGCCTACGTGATCTTCGTTCAAGCCGACACCGGCATTGAAGACGTACCAGCAGTCGCCTTGTATACAAAGCTGGGGAGGCGTGAAGATGTCTTGCATTTTGATATCGCAGTCGAAGGTGAGGGCGGCGCTGCATAA